The Candidatus Hydrogenedentota bacterium genome segment GGCGAGGATGAGCGCTACGACGGGCGTCATGATCCATCCCACGACGATGTGGCGAAGCACATCGAAATGAATCGACTGCGCGCCGCGCAGCAGGCCGATGCCTAGAATCGCGCCGACTATTCCCTGAGAAGTGCTTACGGGCGCGCCAATAACGGCGAACGCGTGGACCGTGAGCGACATGCTCGACACGGCGACGAACGCCGTGAACGCGTCGAGCCGCATGATGCCCGAGCCGACGTGGAGCATGACGCGGCGGCTGAATGTAACGGCGCCGAGCGCCATCGCCGCGCCGCCGAAGGCGGCGAGCGCGCGGTCCGAAACGCCGGGCAGCACGCCGGAGAACATGCCGACGGTATTGGTTACGTTATTGGCGCCGAGGGCGTAGGAGCCGTAGACGCCGGCGGCCAGCAGGCCGGACCACAACACCCTGTCGCGAGTAAACATGCTCATGGGCACGTGGCGGAAGAGGAACGCCAGCACCTTGTACGAGAACATGGCCAGTATCAGCGAGCCTATGGGCGTGCCAGCCCAGCACAGCACCACTTTCGCCAGGGGGCCGAACTCCGTCCGGTTCGTGGCGAGGCCGATGCCCAGGATTGCCCCGACGACACCCTGCGACGAACTCACCGGCAGTTTCATGGCCGTCATGACGGTCACGGTAATCGCCGAGGCGACGCTGACGATCACGGCGGTGGTCACGGTTTCCGGCGCGATGTCGCGGAGCGTAGCGATGCCTGCCGCGCCTTGCAGGGTTGCGCCAAGGACCACGAAGCATGCGCACAGCAGCGCCGCGCGCCAATAGGGAATGATGCGCGCAGCGACGGCGGTACCGAAGACGTTCGCCGCGTCGTTTGCGCCGAGCGCCCAGCCGAGAAACAGACCGCCGCCCAACGGGGCAAACCCCAGGAAGGCGCCCATCTCAGGAGACCCTCTTGATGACGATGATACGGATGCGGTCAGCCACGTTTTCCGCCATATCGCAAATGGCGGAGATGCCGTGGATCAAGTCGCGCAAGAGGACCTTGTCGAGGTCCTTGATGCCGGGCGACGCGAAGACCTGCTGGATTAGCTGGCCTTCAAGCGTATCTGAACGGCTTTCCATCTCATCGATCTTTCCGAGCAGGTCCGCCACGTTTGTGAAATCGGTGAATAGCCGGCCCACGGCTTCCATCATGACGGACACGCACCGCATGCAGAGGCTCAACAGTTCGCACATTGGTGCATGCAACGGCTGCGGCACAACGATGTACTGCTGCACAATCGCGCGCACTACCGCCTGGGCCTGGTTCGGCACGGTGTCGAGCGTCTCGAGGAGCCCAAGTACGTCGCCGCGCGACTCGGGGAATAGCGCCTTCGCGTACATGAGCGTCTCGATGTCGCGACGCAGGTCGTCGGCTCGGCTCTCGGCGTGATGCACATCGATTACGTCGCGTGCGAGGCGGGCAAGGTCGCCGCTGTCGCAATAGCGCACGAGACTGTCATGGGCGCGCTGAACGCAGGCCGATGCTTGCTCGCGGTATTCGCCGATCAGCGCTTCAATCTGACGTTGTCTGGTGTAGAACATGACTGTCCTGTCCCTTTTCGTGCACGCTCCCCACTGTTGCGGGGGCAGCGCCCATGCCCCGGATCAGGGCACGGCATAGCTGTACAGGTGCGCGCCACTGCCGAAGTAGACGCGTCCGTCCAGAAAATCGCCGCCCGGCCCGACAGGCACAGGCGACTTGGCCAGCAGCGTGATTTCGTGCGTGGCCTGGTCCACGCGCGCAATTCCGTTTGCCAACAGCAGGTACAGGACGCCCTCGGGGCTTAGCACAAACACGCGCGGGCCCTGCTGGTGATTCGTGCTGCCAAGGGTCTCCGTCAGGTTCCGTTCCAGGAGCACCTCTCGCCTGGCGGCATCGAAGACGAAGAATCGACTGCAGTCCGCGACGCCGTAAACGAGGCCATTCGGCGCCGTGCACAGGTCGGTGTATTCGCGGGCTGCAGCCAGGACGGGCGCGTGCCATTCGAGGCGCTTTGCCGCCAGGTCCATGACGCACAACTCCGCGGTCGCGGCCTTGGTCTCACCGCCGGTGCCGGGGCTGATGGTCGTGCCGCAGAGGATTTTGCCCTCCGGCAGGGGCGCCAGACTTTCGATCGCCTGGTCCGGGATGATGCTGGTGTGTTCGAGCAGCGTCTGCGTCCGCGTTTCGCGCTCCCAGAAGAGCAGTCCGCCGCCCGTGAAGCCGTAACCCGGCGTGCCCGCGAGGACCAGCGTCGTCCCGTCGGGACAGGCCAGCAGGTCGTGAGGGCGGTGAATCGTGGGCGTACATTCCGTCAGGAACAGAGGGTTGGCATTTGCATTGCCCTTGTCCGTGTCCACCCAAGGTCGCGCGGGGTCCCATTCGAGCAGGAAGCCGCCGCCATAACCTCCGGCGAAGAAGCGGTCGCCCTGCCGTGCCACCGTGTTCCATTGCCCGTAGCTGGCGCGGTTGACCCAGGCGCCGGTCTTGGGATTGTAGCTGAAGAACCGCATGGGGAACGCGGTGCCGCCGCAGAGTGTGCCGTCCGGCGCCACGGCGATGCCCATGATGTGCGCGCCCTCGCTGGTGTATTCGAACGGGACCGTGCGCACATCGCCCGTTTGCGGATCCTCGACGGACATCATGCGGTCCACAAGGTCGCAGGCGCGGAGCACCTTCCCGTCAGGGAATTGGGCGTGGAACAATCCCTGACTGTCGGTGATGATGGCCTTCTTGTCAATGACGGGGGGCTGTGGCAGTGTTTGCCACGCGCCCTGATACAACTCGTACCACGTGTTGCCCGAATTGCCATAGACCTTCCCGTTCTTGTCGCGATAGACGGTTCCGGCGCCGTGGACGCGCTCGCCCTCGGGCACCACCGGCCGCGCCTCGGCGGCGCGCGGGTCGAACGCGATGATCTGGCTGGCGGTGCTGCCGATGCCGAAATAGATCCAGCCGGCATCGTCAGCGGCAACGCTCCG includes the following:
- a CDS encoding anion permease; its protein translation is MGAFLGFAPLGGGLFLGWALGANDAANVFGTAVAARIIPYWRAALLCACFVVLGATLQGAAGIATLRDIAPETVTTAVIVSVASAITVTVMTAMKLPVSSSQGVVGAILGIGLATNRTEFGPLAKVVLCWAGTPIGSLILAMFSYKVLAFLFRHVPMSMFTRDRVLWSGLLAAGVYGSYALGANNVTNTVGMFSGVLPGVSDRALAAFGGAAMALGAVTFSRRVMLHVGSGIMRLDAFTAFVAVSSMSLTVHAFAVIGAPVSTSQGIVGAILGIGLLRGAQSIHFDVLRHIVVGWIMTPVVALILAAAGFAIFT
- a CDS encoding DUF47 family protein, translating into MFYTRQRQIEALIGEYREQASACVQRAHDSLVRYCDSGDLARLARDVIDVHHAESRADDLRRDIETLMYAKALFPESRGDVLGLLETLDTVPNQAQAVVRAIVQQYIVVPQPLHAPMCELLSLCMRCVSVMMEAVGRLFTDFTNVADLLGKIDEMESRSDTLEGQLIQQVFASPGIKDLDKVLLRDLIHGISAICDMAENVADRIRIIVIKRVS